The following proteins are co-located in the Silene latifolia isolate original U9 population chromosome 1, ASM4854445v1, whole genome shotgun sequence genome:
- the LOC141656565 gene encoding uncharacterized protein LOC141656565 — MDEKWFYITYDGHKFYVVAGEELPYRSCQSKRYITKVMFMCTVSRPIYSEDGELLFDGKIGSSKHISIQQDNARPHIKNNDPEFMVVANSDGFKIELIFQPPNSPDLNVNDLGYFRALQSLLSKQAAKSVDELCNSVMQSFVNYTHIKLNNIFLTLQSVMVEIIKSKGHNDFAIPHTKKGMLAALGILPRNLEVSEDLVRECIGYLEGIGQTEGLEYLMGELGYNVQALVVQNI, encoded by the exons ATGGATGAGAAGTGGTTTTACATTACTTATGATGGTCACAAGTTTTATGTGGTTGCTGGTGAAGAGTTACCATATAGGAGCTGTCAATCCAAGAGGTATATCACAAAAGTTATGTTTATGTGTACAGTAAGTAGGCCTATATATTCAGAGGATGGGGAGTTACTTTTTGATGGGAAAATTG GATCAAGTAAACACATTTCCATTCAACAAGATAATGCAAGACCTCATATAAAGAACAATGATCCAGAATTCATGGTTGTTGCAAACTCAGATGGTTTCAAGATTGAGTTAATTTTCCAACCTCCTAACTCACCAGATTTAAACGTTAATGACCTTGGATATTTTAGGGCATTACAGTCCTTACTATCCAAACAAGCAGCAAAATCAGTTGATGAACTATGCAATTCAGTCATGCAATCATTTGTTAATTATACTCATATAAAACTCAACAATATTTTCCTAACATTACAATCAGTTATGGTTGAGATTATAAAAAGTAAGGGACATAATGATTTTGCAATCCCACATACGAAGAAGGGTATGCTTGCTGCCCTTGGCATATTACCAAGAAATTTGGAGGTTAGTGAAGACTTGGTAAGAGAATGCATTGGGTATTTAGAAGGAATAGGTCAAACAGAAGGTTTAGAGTACTTGATGGGTGAATTAGGATACAATGTTCAAGCATTAGTAGTTCAGAATATCTAA